A genomic stretch from Deltaproteobacteria bacterium includes:
- a CDS encoding TolC family protein yields the protein IGGFYDADLDARSYGGLVTVELPLWNWNRAPVRRARAERESAVWRARLDERVTLERVVALHARLTALERNLVEREKNVLPRNREVLRSLEVGYRVGEIGLLDMLDARRELVRTTTGTLAMLAEFHLLLSELHVLLGDPDHV from the coding sequence AATCGGCGGATTCTACGACGCGGACCTCGATGCGCGCTCCTACGGCGGTCTCGTCACCGTGGAACTTCCCTTGTGGAACTGGAACCGCGCCCCCGTGCGCCGCGCGCGGGCCGAGCGCGAATCCGCCGTGTGGCGCGCACGCCTCGACGAGCGCGTCACCCTGGAGCGCGTGGTCGCACTTCACGCGCGCCTGACCGCGCTCGAACGCAATCTCGTCGAGCGGGAGAAAAACGTTCTGCCTCGAAACCGCGAGGTGCTGCGTTCACTCGAAGTCGGGTATCGCGTCGGCGAGATCGGCCTGCTCGACATGCTCGACGCGCGCCGCGAACTGGTGCGCACGACGACCGGCACCCTCGCGATGCTCGCCGAATTCCACCTGCTGCTGTCCGAACTTCACGTCCTTCTGGGAGATCCCGACCATGTCTAG